The following coding sequences lie in one Bacteroides helcogenes P 36-108 genomic window:
- a CDS encoding FecR family protein, which yields MKDYIQQLIELFGHNNYSADTQQKMQQWLANEEHVDEKDEALRELWKQAGEQKVPDGMQQSILRMRQNLGMKSITSRRNYQLLMWRAAAIFLLTVSSVSIYLMLEKDRPEKDLVECYIPTAEIHELTLPDGTHVMLNSKSTLLYPKQFTGETRSVYLIGEANFKVKPDKKHPFIVKANDYQVTALGTEFNVNAYPENSELMATLLEGSVKVEFNNLLSNIILKPNEQLVYDKYTKAHNLRMPEIDDVTAWQRGELVFSNMHLEDIFTNLERKFPYAFVYSLHSLKKNTYSFRFPKQANLEEVMKIISQVVGNVNYVVKGNKCYVTSKE from the coding sequence ATGAAAGATTATATTCAACAACTCATAGAATTGTTCGGTCATAATAACTATTCAGCCGATACACAGCAGAAAATGCAGCAGTGGTTGGCTAATGAGGAGCATGTTGATGAAAAGGATGAGGCTCTTCGTGAGCTTTGGAAACAAGCAGGAGAACAGAAAGTGCCTGATGGCATGCAACAATCAATACTACGAATGCGGCAAAATTTGGGAATGAAGTCTATCACTTCGCGTAGAAATTACCAGTTGCTCATGTGGAGAGCTGCAGCTATTTTCTTGTTAACTGTTTCATCCGTTTCTATTTATTTGATGTTGGAAAAGGACCGACCGGAAAAAGATTTGGTTGAATGCTATATACCGACAGCGGAAATTCATGAACTTACATTACCGGATGGTACCCATGTCATGCTGAATTCGAAGAGTACACTACTATATCCAAAACAATTTACAGGAGAGACTAGAAGTGTATATTTGATTGGTGAGGCCAACTTTAAAGTGAAACCGGATAAGAAGCATCCTTTCATTGTAAAGGCCAATGATTATCAAGTTACTGCTTTAGGTACTGAATTTAATGTAAATGCTTATCCGGAAAATAGCGAACTGATGGCTACTTTGTTGGAAGGTAGTGTGAAAGTTGAATTCAATAACTTGCTGTCCAATATTATTTTAAAGCCTAATGAACAGTTGGTCTATGACAAATATACGAAAGCGCACAATCTGCGGATGCCTGAGATAGATGATGTGACGGCATGGCAACGTGGGGAATTGGTTTTTAGTAATATGCATCTGGAGGATATTTTTACAAATCTTGAACGTAAATTTCCTTATGCCTTTGTATATAGCCTTCATAGTCTGAAAAAGAATACATATAGTTTCCGTTTCCCCAAACAGGCTAATCTGGAGGAAGTTATGAAGATTATATCGCAAGTTGTAGGAAATGTAAACTATGTTGTCAAGGGAAATAAGTGCTATGTAACTAGCAAAGAATAA
- a CDS encoding TonB-dependent receptor has product MLQIYEKIAEKIAHKRVFLTFLSLILIQTFALAQNDSKITIQQKNITVIDALKTVEKQSKMSINYSDSELKGKVIAQLNLQNASLETALDAILKGTGFSFQIQGNYIIITEKKPVVTKILKNIKGKVTDESGEPLIGVNISVDGSSTGTITDFDGNFTIKAAEKSILKVSYIGYAAQIIPISKKDFYPVVMKQDTEVLDEVVVTALGIKRAEKALSYNVQQVKGDALTTVKDANFVNSLNGKIAGVSINKSASGVGGATRVVMRGAKSIEGDNNALYVVDGIPLFNTNMGNTDSGIMGEGKAGTEGIADFNPEDIESLSVLSGPSAAALYGSSAANGVILITTKKGKEGKLSVQFSSSSEFSKAYMTPEFQNTYGNKKDMYESWGEKLLTPTSYDPKKDFFNTGTNFINSVTLTTGTKSNQTFASVSSTNSKGIVPNNEYERLNFTIRNTATFLNDKLQLDLGASYVKQKDKNMVSQGQYWNPVMAAYLFPRGEDFDGIKSFEHFDESRQLPVQYWPVADPVYASQNPYWTAYRNVATNEKSRYMFNVGLTYNITDWLNAAARFRMDDTHVLFERKIYASSDDKFAEGKKGLYGYNNYEDRQEYADFMLNVNKHIADFSIAANAGWNYSNYWALDRGYKGTLLGVPNKFAASNIDPANGRISEKGGDSRVRNHAVFANLELGWKSMLYLTLTGRNDWNSRLVNTDEESFFYPSIGLSGIISEMVKLPEFISYLKVRGSYTEVGAPISRSGLTPGTVTTPIVGGALDPTGIYPFTDFKAERTKSYEFGLSLKLWNKLSAEVTYYHSNTYNQTFLGDLPEFTGYKQIYLQAGNVENRGWEASLSYSDQFKCGLGISSTLTFSRNINEIKEMVENYHTDLMDEPINIPEVLKDGGRVILKEGGSIHDIYANTFLKKDHLGYVEVKSDGTFGMEKGEPVYLGKTSPDFNMGWNNMLTYKGFGLGFQINGRFGGVVTSSTEALLDRFGVSKRSAEAREAGGVLLKGQGLVDAKSYYQMIGTGNYETSGYYVYSATNIRLQELTFSYTMPNKWFGNVLKDVTVSFIANNPWMLYCEAPFDPELTPSTSTYGQGNDYFMQPSVRSFGFGIKFKL; this is encoded by the coding sequence ATGCTACAAATCTACGAAAAAATAGCAGAAAAAATAGCTCATAAGAGGGTTTTTCTCACTTTTTTAAGTCTTATTCTTATACAGACTTTCGCTTTGGCTCAGAATGATAGTAAAATAACTATCCAGCAGAAGAATATCACTGTCATTGATGCCTTAAAGACTGTGGAAAAACAGTCTAAAATGTCTATAAATTATAGTGATTCCGAATTGAAAGGAAAAGTAATAGCCCAGTTAAACTTGCAGAACGCATCCCTCGAAACCGCACTTGATGCCATCTTAAAAGGGACAGGCTTTTCATTCCAGATTCAAGGTAACTACATCATAATAACTGAAAAGAAGCCTGTAGTTACGAAAATCCTTAAAAATATCAAAGGAAAGGTTACCGATGAAAGCGGTGAACCGTTGATTGGAGTAAATATATCTGTGGATGGTAGTTCTACAGGTACGATTACCGATTTCGATGGTAACTTTACGATCAAGGCGGCAGAGAAATCTATTCTCAAAGTATCTTATATCGGATATGCTGCACAGATAATTCCTATTTCCAAGAAAGATTTCTATCCGGTTGTAATGAAGCAGGATACAGAAGTGCTCGATGAAGTTGTTGTAACGGCATTGGGTATCAAACGTGCAGAAAAGGCGTTGTCTTACAATGTACAACAAGTCAAGGGAGATGCTCTGACTACGGTAAAAGATGCTAACTTCGTAAACTCGCTGAACGGTAAGATAGCCGGAGTGAGTATTAACAAAAGTGCTAGTGGAGTTGGTGGTGCGACACGTGTTGTAATGCGTGGTGCAAAATCTATCGAAGGTGATAACAATGCTTTGTATGTGGTGGACGGTATTCCTTTGTTCAATACCAATATGGGAAATACTGACAGTGGTATTATGGGTGAAGGTAAGGCCGGAACAGAAGGAATTGCCGACTTCAATCCCGAAGATATTGAAAGTCTTTCTGTTTTGAGTGGTCCTTCGGCTGCTGCGTTGTATGGTAGTAGTGCCGCTAACGGTGTAATTTTGATTACCACTAAAAAAGGAAAAGAAGGAAAACTTTCAGTGCAGTTCTCTTCTTCTTCAGAGTTCAGCAAAGCTTATATGACTCCTGAGTTTCAAAATACGTATGGTAACAAAAAAGATATGTATGAAAGCTGGGGTGAGAAACTGTTGACTCCTACAAGTTATGATCCTAAGAAGGATTTCTTTAATACCGGAACAAACTTTATTAATTCGGTTACGTTGACCACCGGTACGAAATCGAATCAGACTTTTGCTTCTGTTTCTTCTACCAATTCCAAAGGTATTGTGCCTAATAATGAATATGAACGTTTGAATTTCACAATCCGTAATACGGCAACTTTCCTTAATGATAAATTACAACTAGATTTAGGTGCGTCGTATGTGAAACAGAAAGACAAGAATATGGTATCGCAAGGACAATATTGGAATCCGGTGATGGCCGCCTATTTGTTCCCTCGTGGTGAAGACTTTGATGGAATTAAGTCATTCGAACATTTCGATGAAAGCCGCCAACTTCCGGTCCAGTATTGGCCGGTGGCAGATCCGGTATATGCTTCACAGAACCCTTACTGGACTGCTTATCGCAATGTAGCTACGAATGAAAAGAGTCGTTATATGTTCAACGTAGGGTTGACTTATAATATTACCGATTGGTTGAATGCGGCAGCCCGTTTCAGAATGGATGACACACATGTATTGTTTGAACGCAAGATTTACGCTTCATCTGACGATAAATTTGCGGAAGGAAAGAAAGGACTGTATGGATACAATAACTATGAAGACCGCCAGGAATATGCTGACTTTATGTTGAACGTCAATAAGCATATAGCTGATTTCAGTATTGCTGCTAATGCGGGTTGGAACTATTCTAACTATTGGGCATTGGATAGAGGATACAAAGGCACATTATTAGGGGTTCCTAATAAATTTGCGGCTTCCAATATCGATCCGGCTAATGGCCGTATCTCAGAAAAGGGTGGTGATAGTCGTGTACGTAATCATGCTGTTTTTGCCAATTTGGAACTCGGTTGGAAGAGCATGCTGTATTTGACGTTGACCGGACGTAATGACTGGAATTCACGTTTGGTGAATACCGATGAAGAATCTTTCTTCTATCCTTCTATCGGTTTGTCCGGAATTATTTCCGAGATGGTTAAACTGCCTGAATTTATTTCTTATTTGAAAGTTCGCGGTTCGTATACGGAAGTCGGTGCGCCTATATCCCGTTCGGGACTGACTCCAGGTACGGTAACTACCCCTATTGTGGGTGGTGCATTAGATCCTACCGGTATCTATCCGTTTACTGATTTCAAGGCAGAGCGTACAAAGTCATACGAATTTGGATTAAGTCTGAAGTTGTGGAATAAATTAAGTGCGGAGGTAACTTACTATCATTCTAATACATACAATCAGACCTTCTTGGGTGATCTTCCCGAGTTTACCGGATACAAACAGATTTATTTGCAAGCCGGTAATGTAGAGAATCGTGGTTGGGAGGCTTCATTAAGCTATTCCGATCAATTTAAATGCGGACTGGGAATCTCTTCAACATTGACATTCTCTCGTAATATAAATGAGATTAAGGAGATGGTTGAGAACTATCATACAGATTTGATGGATGAGCCGATTAATATTCCGGAGGTTTTGAAGGATGGTGGTCGTGTCATCTTGAAAGAAGGCGGAAGTATCCACGATATTTATGCCAACACTTTCTTAAAGAAAGACCACTTGGGATATGTTGAGGTAAAGAGCGATGGAACCTTTGGAATGGAAAAGGGTGAACCCGTTTATTTGGGAAAAACTTCTCCCGATTTCAATATGGGATGGAACAATATGTTGACATACAAAGGCTTTGGACTCGGATTCCAGATCAACGGACGTTTTGGTGGCGTGGTGACCTCTTCTACAGAGGCATTGCTCGATCGTTTCGGTGTGTCCAAACGTTCGGCTGAGGCTCGTGAAGCGGGAGGCGTATTGTTGAAGGGACAAGGTCTGGTAGACGCGAAGTCTTATTATCAGATGATAGGTACGGGAAATTATGAAACCTCCGGTTACTATGTATACAGTGCCACCAATATTCGTTTGCAAGAACTTACTTTTAGCTATACAATGCCTAATAAGTGGTTTGGTAACGTGTTGAAAGATGTTACAGTTTCGTTTATAGCCAACAATCCTTGGATGTTGTATTGCGAAGCTCCGTTCGACCCGGAACTGACTCCTTCCACCAGTACTTACGGACAAGGTAATGATTATTTTATGCAACCGAGTGTTCGTAGCTTTGGCTTCGGTATTAAATTTAAATTATAA
- a CDS encoding glycoside hydrolase family 18 → MKSLRKLLHIIPLTGMMVTSCMDVENIEIDHIGGYATMNNAESEAYYANLRAYKATAWNYNRPVAFGWYSNWAPAGAYRRGYLSAMPDSMDFVSMWSGAPGRYEITPEEKADKEFVQKVKGTKLLQVSLLSYLGKGATPSSVYLEVEKQAEEESWSAAQLETAKKQARWKYWGFEGQFESENHYACLAKFAKALCDSLYANEWDGYDVDWEIGSGVFDMDGTLSQNKHLIHLVKEMNNYIGPKSDPEGKGHKMICIDGNIYGLTRELDEYVDYWIIQSYGRSNPGFDGYGVDPKKIICTENFEKYATNGGQLLKQAAAMPREGYKGGVGAYRFDNDYDNTPNYKWMRQAIQINQRVFNEWKAKQNEAENKPQE, encoded by the coding sequence ATGAAATCATTAAGAAAATTGTTACATATTATTCCATTGACAGGCATGATGGTAACTTCTTGCATGGATGTGGAGAATATTGAGATAGACCATATAGGTGGGTATGCCACAATGAACAATGCGGAGAGTGAGGCATATTATGCCAATCTGCGCGCTTATAAGGCGACTGCTTGGAATTACAATCGTCCCGTAGCTTTCGGATGGTATTCTAATTGGGCGCCTGCTGGAGCTTATCGAAGAGGATATCTCTCTGCTATGCCCGATAGTATGGATTTTGTTTCTATGTGGAGTGGCGCTCCAGGACGTTATGAAATCACTCCGGAGGAGAAGGCAGATAAAGAGTTTGTGCAAAAGGTGAAAGGAACGAAACTGTTGCAGGTAAGTCTGCTTTCTTATCTTGGTAAGGGTGCGACACCAAGTTCGGTATACCTCGAAGTGGAAAAACAAGCGGAGGAAGAAAGCTGGTCGGCGGCTCAATTGGAAACGGCGAAGAAACAAGCCCGTTGGAAATATTGGGGATTTGAAGGTCAGTTTGAAAGTGAAAACCATTATGCATGTCTGGCGAAGTTTGCCAAAGCTCTGTGCGATTCTTTGTATGCAAACGAATGGGACGGTTATGATGTAGACTGGGAAATCGGTAGTGGTGTGTTTGATATGGATGGCACATTGAGTCAGAATAAGCATTTGATTCATTTGGTTAAAGAGATGAACAATTACATTGGCCCGAAAAGCGATCCGGAAGGTAAAGGACATAAAATGATCTGTATTGATGGAAATATTTATGGGCTTACCCGTGAATTGGATGAGTATGTCGATTATTGGATTATACAAAGTTATGGTAGGTCCAATCCCGGTTTTGATGGTTATGGCGTTGATCCTAAGAAAATAATCTGCACAGAGAACTTTGAAAAGTATGCCACTAATGGAGGTCAATTGCTGAAGCAGGCTGCTGCTATGCCGCGAGAAGGTTATAAAGGTGGAGTAGGAGCTTATCGCTTCGATAATGATTATGACAATACGCCAAATTATAAATGGATGCGTCAGGCTATTCAAATCAATCAGCGGGTTTTCAATGAATGGAAAGCGAAACAAAACGAAGCGGAAAATAAACCGCAGGAATAA
- a CDS encoding SusD/RagB family nutrient-binding outer membrane lipoprotein, with product MRKMNLFKLLAVICAMALFASCNFEEINTNQFEMSDGEGAMDGFEVGGLITAMQRTVIPVGTQADDTDVINEYQIAYHLSADNWSGFFGENNSNGWNAGSNNTTYYLLDNWIKATYTQSYTNALDPWKKLKIAAEKNGTPEVFALAQILKISAWHKTLESFGPMPYSHAADATMNIPFDSEKEVYTAMFEELTAAIEELTEKAENGVNVMGAYDAVYAGDATKWVKYGNSLMLRLAMRVRFANAELAKKYATQAVNHSIGVMTAKDDAAQMSQGAGMTFRNNIEWLAGNYNEARMGSSIFSYLMGYEDPRLSVYFLPMDGNTSYGVEAFDGKIYQAVPAGHANAQNDIYKSCSKPNIQSGTPTYWLRASEVYFLRAEAALVWEGFGSADSWYKQGIDMSFQENGVTYPVDDYMDSNLPPRAYALSHYQYGQTLSAPCETTVKFEGTTEQKLEKIMIQKWIALFPNGQEAWTEWRRTGYPKLNVIKTLKGAVQGATLEGGIRRMIYPTSFSQTNEGKAIYEAALKLFNNGAGDEDKSSTRLWWDCKR from the coding sequence ATGAGAAAAATGAATCTGTTTAAACTATTAGCGGTGATATGCGCAATGGCGCTATTTGCCTCATGCAATTTTGAAGAAATCAATACCAACCAATTTGAGATGAGCGATGGAGAAGGTGCGATGGATGGTTTTGAAGTCGGAGGATTGATTACAGCTATGCAACGGACAGTGATTCCCGTAGGCACACAGGCTGATGATACGGATGTTATCAATGAATATCAAATAGCTTATCATCTATCGGCCGATAATTGGAGTGGATTTTTTGGCGAGAACAACAGTAACGGTTGGAACGCAGGTAGTAATAATACTACTTATTATTTGTTGGACAATTGGATAAAAGCGACCTATACACAGTCCTATACCAATGCTCTTGATCCTTGGAAGAAATTGAAAATAGCGGCTGAGAAAAATGGTACGCCCGAAGTCTTTGCTTTGGCTCAAATTCTGAAGATTTCCGCTTGGCACAAGACACTTGAAAGTTTCGGTCCGATGCCTTATTCTCATGCGGCGGACGCTACAATGAACATTCCGTTCGATTCGGAGAAAGAGGTGTATACGGCTATGTTTGAAGAATTGACCGCTGCCATTGAAGAATTAACAGAAAAGGCGGAAAATGGGGTGAATGTGATGGGGGCTTATGATGCGGTATATGCCGGAGATGCTACCAAATGGGTGAAATACGGCAATTCGCTGATGCTTCGTTTGGCTATGCGTGTCCGCTTCGCTAATGCGGAACTGGCGAAAAAATATGCTACTCAAGCAGTAAATCATTCTATCGGTGTGATGACGGCTAAGGATGATGCGGCTCAAATGAGTCAAGGAGCAGGCATGACTTTCCGCAACAACATTGAATGGCTGGCAGGCAACTATAATGAAGCTCGTATGGGCTCTTCCATTTTTTCTTATCTGATGGGATATGAAGACCCGCGTTTGAGCGTTTATTTTTTGCCGATGGATGGTAATACCTCTTATGGTGTTGAGGCTTTCGACGGAAAAATATATCAAGCGGTGCCGGCAGGGCATGCCAATGCGCAGAATGATATCTACAAATCTTGTTCAAAGCCCAATATTCAAAGTGGAACTCCTACATATTGGCTGCGTGCATCGGAAGTTTATTTTTTGCGTGCGGAAGCAGCTTTAGTGTGGGAAGGTTTCGGCAGTGCGGATTCATGGTATAAACAGGGCATTGATATGTCTTTTCAGGAGAATGGCGTGACCTATCCTGTAGATGATTATATGGATTCCAATTTGCCACCTCGGGCATATGCTCTTTCCCATTATCAGTATGGGCAAACACTTTCTGCTCCGTGTGAGACGACTGTCAAGTTTGAAGGAACAACTGAGCAGAAGTTGGAAAAAATTATGATTCAGAAGTGGATTGCTTTGTTTCCTAACGGACAGGAAGCGTGGACGGAATGGAGAAGAACCGGTTATCCGAAGTTGAATGTCATTAAGACTTTGAAAGGAGCAGTGCAAGGCGCAACTCTTGAGGGCGGCATTCGCCGTATGATTTATCCCACCAGTTTTTCTCAGACTAACGAGGGAAAGGCTATTTATGAAGCAGCCTTGAAGTTGTTCAATAACGGTGCAGGTGACGAAGATAAGTCTTCTACCCGTTTGTGGTGGGATTGTAAGAGATAA
- a CDS encoding helix-turn-helix domain-containing protein: protein MPRGNYTIQRSCEECGKIFTPPTLVSKYCCPACSKRVYKKRQIAKEKEAIRQALIRRMPSSKGYLTVKEAMLIYGISKDVLYRMIRQGLIPSYNFGRRLTRLSRQYMDEHFKTKAGSRKRKKEALSFEPKDCYTIGEIAKKFHINDSSVFKHIRRHSIPTRQIGNYVYVPKSEIDKLYKSL, encoded by the coding sequence ATGCCAAGAGGAAATTACACCATTCAAAGAAGTTGCGAGGAGTGTGGTAAAATCTTTACTCCTCCCACATTAGTGTCGAAGTATTGTTGCCCTGCTTGTTCCAAGAGAGTATATAAGAAAAGACAAATCGCAAAAGAGAAAGAAGCGATACGCCAAGCACTGATTAGACGAATGCCATCCAGCAAGGGGTATCTAACCGTAAAAGAGGCTATGCTGATTTACGGAATTAGTAAAGACGTTCTTTATCGTATGATACGGCAAGGCTTGATACCGTCATACAATTTTGGTCGACGTCTAACACGTCTTAGCCGGCAATATATGGATGAACACTTCAAAACAAAGGCAGGGAGTAGAAAGAGAAAAAAGGAAGCATTGTCCTTTGAACCCAAAGATTGTTACACCATCGGAGAGATCGCAAAGAAGTTCCATATCAATGACAGCAGTGTATTTAAGCACATACGCCGTCATTCTATTCCTACACGTCAAATCGGTAACTATGTTTATGTTCCCAAATCTGAAATTGATAAATTATATAAGTCGTTATGA
- a CDS encoding RNA polymerase sigma-70 factor has product MENNAKQIELKFSRFFTVNFPKVKNFAQMLLKSESDAEDVAQDVFCKLWMQPELWLDNDKELDNYIFIMTRNIVLNIFKHRQVEQEYQTEIKKTFLYELTEKEEILNSVYYKEMLLIIQLTLEKMPKRRRLIFELSRFRGLSHKEIADKLDVSIRTIEHQVYLALIELKKVFLFFVFFSNIFK; this is encoded by the coding sequence ATGGAAAATAACGCCAAGCAGATTGAATTAAAGTTTTCGAGGTTTTTTACTGTGAATTTTCCTAAAGTAAAGAACTTTGCTCAAATGCTGCTTAAATCTGAAAGTGATGCAGAAGATGTGGCTCAAGATGTTTTCTGTAAGCTTTGGATGCAGCCGGAATTATGGCTGGATAATGATAAAGAACTAGACAATTACATTTTCATAATGACTAGAAATATAGTTCTGAACATCTTTAAACATCGACAGGTAGAACAAGAATATCAGACGGAGATTAAAAAAACTTTTCTTTATGAACTGACAGAAAAGGAAGAGATCTTGAATAGTGTATATTATAAGGAGATGCTATTGATTATTCAGTTGACACTGGAGAAGATGCCGAAGCGTCGTCGGTTGATATTCGAACTTAGTCGTTTTCGAGGATTAAGCCATAAAGAAATAGCTGATAAACTCGATGTTTCTATCCGAACAATAGAGCATCAAGTTTATTTGGCATTGATCGAATTAAAGAAGGTATTCCTCTTTTTTGTTTTTTTCTCTAATATTTTTAAGTAG
- a CDS encoding IS110 family transposase, with protein MSTVPFEQMILRGCGIDVHKDVVVATISGEGLKTETRSYKTFSSSLTELKEWLLSNGITHVAMESTGVYWKPVYKVLECCKSFNSCMIFLSFVKQ; from the coding sequence ATGAGTACAGTACCTTTCGAACAAATGATTCTCCGGGGTTGTGGAATAGATGTCCACAAGGACGTAGTCGTTGCCACGATAAGTGGTGAGGGTCTTAAAACTGAAACCCGCAGTTACAAGACTTTCAGTAGTTCTTTGACAGAATTAAAAGAATGGTTATTATCCAACGGTATCACCCATGTGGCGATGGAAAGCACCGGTGTTTACTGGAAACCGGTCTACAAGGTTCTTGAATGCTGCAAGTCCTTTAACTCGTGTATGATTTTTCTTAGCTTTGTAAAACAATAA
- the dnaK gene encoding molecular chaperone DnaK, with amino-acid sequence MGKIIGIDLGTTNSCVAVFEGNEPVVIANSEGKRTTPSVVAFVDGGERKIGDPAKRQAITNPTRTVSSIKRLMGENWDQVQKEVSRMPYKVVKGDNNTPRVDIDGRLYTPQEISAMILQKMKKTAEDYLGQEVTEAVITVPAYFSDSQRQATKEAGQIAGLEVKRIVNEPTAAALAYGIDKAHKDMKVAVFDLGGGTFDISILEFGGGVFEVLSTNGDTHLGGDDFDQVIIDWLVQEFKNDEGADLTQDPMAMQRLKEAAEKAKIELSSSTTTEINLPYIMPVGGVPKHLVKTLTRAKFEALSHNLIQACLEPCKKAMSDAGLGNSDIDEVILVGGSSRIPAVQKLVEDFFGKVPSKGVNPDEVVAVGAAVQGAVLTDEIKGVVLLDVTPLSMGIETMGGVMTKLIDANTTIPCKKSEVFSTAADNQTEVTIHVLQGERPMAAQNKSIGQFNLTGIAPARRGVPQIEVTFDIDANGILKVSAKDKATGKEQAIRIEASSGLSKEEIEKMKAEAEANAEADKKEREKIDKLNQADSMIFTTENQLKELGDKLPADKKAPIEAALQKLKDAHKAQDLAAIDTAMAELNTAFQAASAEMYAQSGAQGGAQTGPDMNGGQQGGAQDNGKHGDNVQDADFEEVK; translated from the coding sequence ATGGGAAAAATTATTGGTATTGATTTAGGAACTACGAATTCTTGTGTTGCCGTATTCGAAGGCAACGAACCCGTAGTAATTGCAAACAGTGAGGGTAAACGCACTACTCCCTCCGTAGTGGCATTTGTTGACGGTGGTGAGCGTAAAATCGGTGATCCTGCCAAACGTCAGGCAATCACGAACCCTACCCGCACGGTATCTTCTATCAAACGTCTTATGGGCGAAAACTGGGATCAAGTGCAGAAAGAAGTGTCACGCATGCCTTACAAAGTAGTGAAAGGTGACAACAATACTCCGCGTGTGGATATCGACGGACGTCTTTATACTCCGCAGGAAATCTCTGCAATGATTCTGCAGAAAATGAAGAAGACTGCCGAAGACTATTTGGGTCAGGAAGTAACGGAAGCTGTGATTACTGTTCCGGCTTACTTTTCCGATTCTCAGCGGCAGGCAACCAAAGAAGCTGGCCAGATTGCAGGTCTTGAAGTAAAACGTATTGTGAACGAGCCGACTGCCGCTGCCCTTGCATACGGTATCGATAAGGCTCATAAAGATATGAAAGTTGCTGTATTCGACCTTGGTGGTGGTACGTTCGATATCTCTATCCTCGAATTCGGTGGCGGTGTATTCGAAGTGTTATCAACCAATGGTGATACTCACTTGGGTGGTGACGATTTCGATCAAGTAATCATCGACTGGCTGGTTCAGGAATTCAAGAATGATGAAGGCGCTGATCTTACACAGGATCCGATGGCTATGCAGCGTTTGAAAGAAGCTGCCGAAAAGGCTAAGATTGAGTTGTCCTCTTCTACCACTACGGAAATTAACTTGCCGTACATCATGCCGGTGGGTGGCGTGCCCAAGCATCTGGTAAAGACCTTGACTCGTGCCAAATTTGAGGCTTTGTCTCATAATCTGATTCAGGCTTGTCTTGAACCATGCAAGAAGGCTATGAGCGATGCAGGTCTGGGCAATTCGGATATTGATGAAGTAATCCTTGTGGGTGGTTCTTCACGTATCCCTGCCGTACAGAAGTTGGTGGAAGACTTCTTTGGCAAAGTTCCTTCTAAGGGTGTAAATCCCGATGAAGTAGTAGCTGTGGGTGCTGCTGTGCAAGGTGCAGTCTTGACGGATGAAATCAAGGGCGTGGTACTGTTGGATGTTACTCCCCTGTCAATGGGTATCGAAACCATGGGTGGGGTAATGACTAAGTTGATTGATGCCAATACGACAATTCCTTGTAAGAAGAGTGAAGTCTTCTCCACTGCTGCAGACAATCAGACGGAGGTTACTATTCACGTATTGCAAGGTGAACGTCCGATGGCTGCGCAGAATAAGTCAATCGGCCAGTTTAACTTGACAGGTATTGCTCCGGCACGTCGTGGAGTTCCTCAGATTGAAGTGACATTCGACATTGATGCCAACGGTATTCTGAAGGTATCTGCCAAAGATAAGGCTACCGGTAAGGAACAAGCTATCCGTATTGAGGCTTCCAGTGGTTTGAGCAAAGAAGAAATCGAGAAGATGAAGGCAGAAGCCGAAGCCAATGCCGAAGCAGATAAAAAAGAACGTGAGAAAATTGACAAGCTGAATCAGGCTGACTCTATGATCTTCACTACTGAAAATCAGTTGAAAGAGTTGGGAGACAAATTGCCGGCTGACAAGAAGGCTCCGATTGAAGCTGCTTTGCAAAAACTGAAAGATGCTCACAAAGCCCAGGATTTGGCAGCTATTGACACTGCCATGGCAGAGTTGAATACGGCTTTCCAAGCTGCCAGTGCTGAAATGTATGCTCAAAGCGGTGCACAAGGTGGTGCACAGACCGGTCCGGATATGAATGGCGGACAGCAAGGCGGTGCGCAGGATAATGGCAAGCACGGAGATAATGTGCAGGATGCAGATTTCGAGGAAGTTAAATGA